In the Clostridium cellulovorans 743B genome, GATGCAAAAATAATAGTAAGTACCAGTAAAATTAATGAGGTGACAGCTTGCATTAAAGAGATAGAAGGAAATTTTATCGCATTTTTAGATATAGATTTAAAACAGAACATAAATGGCATAAAGCTTGGGCAATATATCAGAGAAAAGTGGCCAAACTGTTTTCTGGTTTTTATAACAAGTCATTCAGAAATGAGTTATCTTACCTTTGAGTATAAACTAGAAGCTTTAGATTTTATTATTAAGGATAATGTAGCTCAGATGAGAGGTAGAATAGAGGCAGTACTAATGAAGGCTGTAGAAAGAAGTGTAGCAAAAAATCATAAACAAATCCTTAGCGTTGAAACTGATGAAGCTATGATAAATATACCTTTTGAAGAAATAGTGTTCTTTGAGACTGCTACTGCTTCACATAAAATAAGAATTCATGCCAAGGACAGGCAAATTGAATTTTACGGCACTTTATCAGCGGTATTAGAAAAGCTAGATAGTAATTTTTTACGCTGCCATAAAAGTTTTGTTGTAAATAAGAGTCATATAAAAGAGATTGATAAAATAAACAGAAGGATTTTCTTAGATAATGGAGAGGAATGTTTTGTATCCTTTAGATATTTGAGAGAAGTCATAAAGAGTTTGGTATAAGGATGAGTTATAGATACTCATAAACATAGTTTAAATTATTAAAAACCGCATCCCCTGTTCTAAATATATAACCGATTTGTCGGATAGATAGTTTAAATTTTAGTGTTCAATACTTATAAAAAGCTTGAGGTTTGAAATATGGTTTTAAAACATAGTTACAAAATTTATTGGACAACCTGAGAATTATCTATGGTTATCTATAAGCAAAGAAACGGTATTAATCATATATAAATTTCTTTAGGAAGAATAAATTATTAAGAAGGTAGGGATAAATATGGAAAATCAAATACAAAATAGTGTAGAAAAAAGCAAGAGTAAACAGTTTTTATTAGATTGGATTTTGCCAATTACAGCAGCTATAATATTAGCGCTTTTAATAAATAAGTATGTATTCTTTAATATTAAGGTGCCAACAAGTTCTATGTATCCGACTATTATGGAAGGTGATAGACTTATGGTTACTAAAGTTTATAAACCTGAAAAACTAGAAAGAGAAGATTTAGTTGTATTTACTATACCAGAAAATAAGGATAGGCTCATTAAAAGACTTATTGGAAAACCTGGAGATGTAGTAGAGATAGCACAGGATGGAAAAGTTTCTGTTAATGGAGAAAGTCTCGATGAAAGTTATGTAAAAAATCCAGGAGGGATAGCTGGACGTACATATACAGTGCCAGAGGATAGTTACTTTGTATTAGGAGATAATAGGTCTAATTCTCTAGATAGTAGGTATTGGAATCAAAGTAGCTTTGTTAAAGGAGAAGATATTATAGGAAAAGCAAGATTTACTATATATCCTTTTAATAGAATCGGTGGAGTTTAAAAATCATAATCACTAAAATTAAATTTCTTAAAGCAATAGCAATATTTTAAAAAGCATTTCTTTGAAACTAGTATCTATTAATAAGATAAGTTTTGAAGAAATGCTTTGTATTCTTTAAAACTTATCTTACATGAGGTAATTTGAGTAAAACTCGCTGTATTTATATTAAATTTTTTACTAACTATTCAAGGATAGTTTTAATTTTTTCTATATGGCGAGCTTATGTATAAATAAGCTTTACCATTGATTAAGTTGAGGAGAATATTACTCCACGATTAGGTATAGAAATTATGTTTCCCAATGGGCCAATTGTGCAATCAGTGCCTTCAACAGGATTTCGATTGTTAAGCATGTTTATTGTAATCTTGAAGATATTATCAGCAACATAAGCAGTGTCTTGAACGACTGTTCCTGTCATATCTCCTTTTTCTATTAATTCTATAGCTTCTGGTACTCCATCAAAGCCAACTACTGATATATTGCTCATCTTGTTTCCAGCATTATAACCATACTTTTGCAAAGCTTTTATAGCACCAATGGCCATTACATCATCATTAGCAATTATTACTTCGATCCTGTTGCCAAATTGTAAAAAGAAATTGGAAACAGCATCATTGGCTAAGTCTTCTCGCCAATAGCAAACCTTGCTAGCTAGTTCCTGAGTATGTATATTAGAATTATTTATTGCATCAAGGCAAGAGCGAGTTCTTAAGTCTGAATAGACATTACTAGGATCCCCTAGAAGAAGGATATATTGCATAATATTATCTCTATTAGAATCTATCATTCCTCTACTTTTGTTCCAGGCATCCACAAGGATCTGACCTTGCATATTTCCACCTTGTTCTGGATTGGTAGTTACAAAATAAGCTTTATTGTAAGTATTGACCTCAGCTATAGAAGCGTAGCCGATAAAAGCTACGGGGATATTATGAGATTTAATTTTATCCACAGCATATTTAGTATTGCGAGGGTCTACTAAATGTAACACTATAAGATCAACTTTATTTTCAGTTAAGACGGAATTAAGTTGTTCATTTTGTATATTTTGATTTGATTGTGCGTCAAAAAATATAAAATCTACTACAGAACTGTTTACGCTTTCAATTTTTTTTAAATCTTCTTGAAACGATGAAAGAAGATATGCAGTAGTATAACCTAATAATACTCCAACTTTAAAAGGTTTTTCAGTATTTGTACAGGGGATAGTAGTTAAATTAACCTTAGGCTCTGGTATAGCTAATGTTAAGATTAGAAGGCTTAATAAAATTAGTGTTAATTTATGAAATATTTTCATTTTTTTCTCCTTGTATTGTAACTGATGCTGTAGATTGAAAATGATGAATTAATTTGTTAGTGGTGAAGAATTTAATATCTTTATTATGATTTTTTATTATGATTGCAAATAATGTAGATAAGTTATTATCCCATGATTAGGTATATATATTATTTTTCCAGTAGGGTCAATTAAACAGTCCGTTCCTTCAATAAGATTTCTGTTATTTAGTATATTCAAGGCAATTTTAAAAGTATTCATAGCAATATGGTCTGGATTTTGTATAACTGTTCCTGTCATAAGCCTATTTCTTATTAAGGATGAAGCTTCTGGTATCCCATCAAAGCCCACTACAGGAATAACTTTTGTTGGATTTTTATTGTATCCAAACTTTTGCAAAGCCTTAATAGCACCAATAGCCATAACATCATCATTAGAAATTATTACTTCAATCTTGTTACTATAGGTCAATAATAAATTTTCAACAGTATCTTTAGCCATATCTTCACTCCAATAGCAAACCTTTGACGCTATTTCTTGGGTTCCTATATGATGATCATTAAGTGTAGAAAGGCAAGACCTTATTCTTACATCAGTATATATATTGCCAGGAGTACCTAATAGGACAATATACTGCATTATATTATCTTTGTTAATATCTATTTTTGGTTTATCTTTGTTCCAGGCATCCACAAGAATATTACCTTGTAGAATGCCACCTTGTTCTGCATTTATAGTTAACCAATAGGCTTTATTATAAGAATTTATCGGTATTATATCAGCATCACCCATAAAACCTACAGGAAGATTATGACCTTTGATTTTGTCTAAAACATGTTTAGTGTTATTAGATTCCACTAACTCTAATAAAATTAGGTCAATGTTATTTTCTTTGAGTACTAAATCTAGTTGTTGATTTTGTATATCTTGATTTACTTGAGCATCGTAAAAAATAAAGTCAATTTTATCACTATTATCCTTTTCAACTTTTTCTAAGCTTTCTCCTAGTGCAGTTATAATATGTGTACCAGTATGCCCTAATAACACCGCTACTTTAAAAGGTGTTTCCAAGTTTCTACATGGAATACTGTTTGAATTATAAGCCTGTGATGGTATTGTTAAGGCTGAGGATATTAGCAATATATAGATTAAAGTCATCTTATAAAATATTTTCATTTTTATCCCCTTACAGTGTATATATTTCTGCTTACTAAAAAATAATCAATGGAGTATTTATATATAAGTTTAATAAAGAATTTTCATGGGTGTATTGATTTTTTAATATATCCATAGAATTTTGATGAAATTTCAATAATGTAACTTATACATAATAGCTTTATTATACCTAGTTGATAGTTGTGATATACTTTGTGATTTCTTATAACATAAAAGCTTAAGAAAAGATAGGTTATTGCATAATATAACCATATAATTAATTGTACTTTAAGTCCTTTACTCAAATTTTTGTGCGGAGGCTTTTGCATATATGATTCATATAAATACTAAATGTAACAACGAAGTTTACTTAATTTCAGCAAGGTTCTATAGAGGTCAATGAAAATGTTTTCTGAAAAGGTTTAAACACCAGAAAAGATGTTAAGAAATCTGAAAAAACGTTATACTCTTCCTTTTTAAAGTATTTTATAATCATGATAGATGAAAGTTATGGTTTAAAGTGGTATGTAAATGTGTTATAATTTTCATATTAATGTTACTAAAAGAAAATTATATAAAAAGGGGAAAAACAATGGGAATTGGAAGATTTAAAAAGGGTTTAGCAGCACTTGTGGCTCTAGCTTTAACTTTATCTGCAGCTCCAGCTACGGTATTGGAGGTTAAAGCAGAAGGAACTACACAAACAGTTATTTACAGCAATGATTTTGAGGATGCATCAAAACTTCCAGAAAAGAAAACAGCTGCAGATCTTGTAGGTGGTATAAATGGAAGCACTGCATTAGGATTTGATTATACCTTTGATAAGAGCAAAGATTGGGATCAAAAGGATATTCAAATGAATTATCAGTATGCAGATCCTATAACAGCAGGAGCTAAATTATCTGTAGATGTTATATTACCAAAAGACGGTACATATAATGGAACACTTAAGTTACAAGCTGCAACACAATTAGGTGCAAACTGGGCGTGGACAAAAGCCACAGAAGAACAATCCATAGA is a window encoding:
- a CDS encoding substrate-binding domain-containing protein yields the protein MKIFYKMTLIYILLISSALTIPSQAYNSNSIPCRNLETPFKVAVLLGHTGTHIITALGESLEKVEKDNSDKIDFIFYDAQVNQDIQNQQLDLVLKENNIDLILLELVESNNTKHVLDKIKGHNLPVGFMGDADIIPINSYNKAYWLTINAEQGGILQGNILVDAWNKDKPKIDINKDNIMQYIVLLGTPGNIYTDVRIRSCLSTLNDHHIGTQEIASKVCYWSEDMAKDTVENLLLTYSNKIEVIISNDDVMAIGAIKALQKFGYNKNPTKVIPVVGFDGIPEASSLIRNRLMTGTVIQNPDHIAMNTFKIALNILNNRNLIEGTDCLIDPTGKIIYIPNHGIITYLHYLQS
- a CDS encoding galactose ABC transporter substrate-binding protein gives rise to the protein MKIFHKLTLILLSLLILTLAIPEPKVNLTTIPCTNTEKPFKVGVLLGYTTAYLLSSFQEDLKKIESVNSSVVDFIFFDAQSNQNIQNEQLNSVLTENKVDLIVLHLVDPRNTKYAVDKIKSHNIPVAFIGYASIAEVNTYNKAYFVTTNPEQGGNMQGQILVDAWNKSRGMIDSNRDNIMQYILLLGDPSNVYSDLRTRSCLDAINNSNIHTQELASKVCYWREDLANDAVSNFFLQFGNRIEVIIANDDVMAIGAIKALQKYGYNAGNKMSNISVVGFDGVPEAIELIEKGDMTGTVVQDTAYVADNIFKITINMLNNRNPVEGTDCTIGPLGNIISIPNRGVIFSST
- a CDS encoding LytR/AlgR family response regulator transcription factor, with the protein product MLKVIIVEDNEKQRKSITEIIENTIIREKLDAKIIVSTSKINEVTACIKEIEGNFIAFLDIDLKQNINGIKLGQYIREKWPNCFLVFITSHSEMSYLTFEYKLEALDFIIKDNVAQMRGRIEAVLMKAVERSVAKNHKQILSVETDEAMINIPFEEIVFFETATASHKIRIHAKDRQIEFYGTLSAVLEKLDSNFLRCHKSFVVNKSHIKEIDKINRRIFLDNGEECFVSFRYLREVIKSLV
- the lepB gene encoding signal peptidase I; its protein translation is MENQIQNSVEKSKSKQFLLDWILPITAAIILALLINKYVFFNIKVPTSSMYPTIMEGDRLMVTKVYKPEKLEREDLVVFTIPENKDRLIKRLIGKPGDVVEIAQDGKVSVNGESLDESYVKNPGGIAGRTYTVPEDSYFVLGDNRSNSLDSRYWNQSSFVKGEDIIGKARFTIYPFNRIGGV